The Sylvia atricapilla isolate bSylAtr1 chromosome 5, bSylAtr1.pri, whole genome shotgun sequence genome includes a window with the following:
- the WNT2 gene encoding protein Wnt-2: MNFLPGIWWSLPLVLVWATPPVTSSWWYMGAVGSSRVMCDNVPGLVSRQRQLCRRHPEAMLSIGRGVAAWTAECQHQFRRHRWDCNALERGQRLLGRVLLRSSRESAFVHAISSAGVVFAITRACSQGELKSCSCDPKKKGSAKDSKGHFDWGGCSDNIDYGIKFARAFVDAKERKGKDARALMNLHNNRAGRKAVKRFLKQECKCHGVSGSCTLRTCWLAMADFRKTGDYLWKKYNGAIQVVMNQDGTGFTVANKKFKKPTKNDLVYFESSPDYCIRDRDVGSLGTAGRVCNQTSRGMDSCEVMCCGRGYDTSRVSRMTKCECKFHWCCAVRCQDCLEVVDIHTCKAPKSAAWIART; this comes from the exons ATGAACTTTCTCCCTGGGATCTGGTGGTCTCTTCCCTTGGTCTTGGTCTGGGCGACCCCACCAGTCACCTCCTCATGGTG GTACATGGGCGCCGTGGGCTCGTCGCGGGTCATGTGCGACAACGTGCCGGGCCTGGTGAGCCGGCAGCGGCAGCTGTGCCGGCGGCACCCCGAGGCGATGCTCTCCATCGGCCGCGGCGTGGCCGCCTGGACGGCCGAGTGCCAGCACCAGTTCCGCCGGCACCGCTGGGACTGCAACGCCCTGGAGCGGGGGCAGCGCCTCCTCGGCCGCGTCCTGCTGCGCA gtaGTCGAGAATCTGCTTTTGTACATGCCATCTCCTCTGCTGGAGTTGTTTTTGCCATCACCAGGGCATGTAGCCAAGGGGAGCTGAAATCCTGCTCCTGTGATCCTAAGAAGAAAGGCTCTGCCAAGGACAGCAAGGGCCATTTTGACTGGGGTGGCTGCAGTGATAACATTGACTATGGCATTAAATTTGCCAGAGCCTTTGTGGATGCCAAAGAACGGAAAGGAAAAGATGCCAGGGCACTGATGAATCTTCACAACAACAGAGCTGGAAGGAAG GCCGTGAAGCGGTTTTTGAAACAGGAGTGCAAATGTCACGGTGTGAGTGGATCGTGCACTCTAAGGACCTGCTGGCTGGCCATGGCAGACTTTAGGAAAACAGGAGATTATCTGTGGAAGAAATACAATGGAGCAATTCAGGTGGTCATGAATCAAGATGGCACGGGTTTCACTGTGGCCAATAAGAAATTTAAGAAGCCAACTAAGAATGACCTGGTATACTTTGAGAGCTCGCCAGACTACTGTATCAGGGACAGAGATGTAG GGTCCCTTGGGACAGCTGGTCGGGTGTGCAACCAGACGTCCCGTGGCATGGACAGCTGTGAGGTGATGTGCTGCGGGAGAGGCTACGACACCTCCCGCGTCAGCAGGATGACAAAATGCGAGTGCAAGTTCcactggtgctgtgctgtgcgcTGCCAGGACTGCCTGGAGGTGGTGGACATTCACACCTGCAAGGCACCAAAGAGCGCTGCCTGGATTGCCCGGACATGA